In Acidovorax sp. GBBC 1281, a single window of DNA contains:
- a CDS encoding IS5 family transposase, producing the protein MTETKNRQRSKYRTTNWKAYNAALKARGSLTMWFGTPTGRRGRSRTFSDAAIQFCLSIKCLFGQPLRQALGMVQSLLRLAKLDWPVPDFSTVCRRQKTLQVELSYQRTNSPLQLLVDSTGIKFLGEGEWKRKKHGAEYRREWRKVHLGIDAQTLEIRAIEVTSNAIGDAPMLPGLLAQIPTDESIESVSADGAYDTRACLDAIAERHAMAVIPPRKNASHWKKSSPGSAHRNEAIRACQRLGRGIWKKWSGYHRRSLVETKMHCFKRLGERVIARTFDRQVVELHVRVALLNRFSQIGRPHTVSVTAVA; encoded by the coding sequence GTGACAGAGACGAAGAACAGGCAGCGGAGCAAGTACCGCACGACGAACTGGAAGGCGTACAACGCGGCGCTGAAAGCGCGAGGCTCGTTGACGATGTGGTTTGGCACGCCGACCGGCAGGCGTGGACGCAGCCGAACCTTCTCGGACGCAGCAATCCAGTTCTGCCTGAGCATCAAGTGCCTGTTCGGCCAGCCCTTGCGACAGGCGCTGGGCATGGTGCAGAGCCTGCTGCGGCTGGCAAAGCTGGACTGGCCGGTACCTGACTTCAGCACTGTTTGCCGGCGCCAAAAGACCTTGCAGGTCGAACTGAGCTACCAGCGAACCAACTCGCCGCTGCAGTTGCTGGTGGACAGCACCGGCATCAAGTTCCTGGGCGAAGGAGAGTGGAAACGCAAGAAGCATGGTGCTGAATACCGGCGCGAATGGCGCAAGGTCCATCTGGGCATCGACGCGCAGACGCTGGAAATACGCGCCATCGAGGTGACCAGCAACGCCATTGGGGATGCGCCGATGTTGCCCGGGTTGCTGGCTCAGATTCCCACTGACGAATCCATCGAAAGCGTCAGTGCCGATGGCGCCTACGACACGCGCGCCTGCCTGGACGCCATTGCCGAGCGGCACGCGATGGCGGTGATCCCGCCCCGCAAGAACGCCAGCCATTGGAAGAAGTCGAGTCCGGGCTCGGCGCATCGTAATGAGGCCATTCGGGCGTGCCAGCGCCTGGGTCGCGGCATTTGGAAGAAGTGGAGCGGCTACCACCGGCGCAGCCTTGTGGAGACGAAGATGCACTGCTTCAAGCGACTGGGCGAACGGGTGATCGCGCGCACGTTCGACCGCCAGGTTGTGGAGCTGCATGTCCGCGTGGCCTTGCTCAATCGGTTCAGTCAGATCGGCCGTCCTCACACCGTGTCGGTGACTGCTGTGGCATAG
- a CDS encoding nuclease-related domain-containing protein — protein MLIKSAQDRKEDIEALEALMRHPQATSQAKANIEWEIRMIRAGAKAEKDAAYEIDFHHKSSKNWAVIHDLRIEHADRVAQIDHLLINRFMEIWVCESKSFSQGVAMNEMGEFTAFFGGNARGIASPIEQNRRHILVLQSLLKDAVITVPKRLGFTLMPRFESAVLISQGARITRPRTPFAGLETVMKNDQLRSTIDRRVDKESGWASTLSVCRVVAPETLELFAQSIAKLHRPIAFDWAAKFGLPKVPFPKSAASVPPSNHAALPAVSSPAPAPAVREPVAAYRVPLEPVSASIPEAAAPVYLQAVAEAKKVFVQPFAQAEKTEKSEKDETLPTFRLARKWGVRTADAIARLHRAGYLEALESGDFRLTSKATGIGAVHVERGPHAPYFRWPSDLEA, from the coding sequence ATGCTGATCAAGAGTGCACAAGACCGGAAAGAGGACATCGAAGCGCTGGAGGCGCTGATGCGCCACCCGCAGGCAACGTCGCAAGCCAAAGCCAACATCGAATGGGAAATTCGCATGATCCGGGCCGGCGCGAAGGCGGAAAAGGACGCTGCCTACGAGATCGACTTTCACCACAAGTCGTCTAAAAATTGGGCTGTCATCCATGACTTGCGCATCGAACATGCAGACCGAGTCGCGCAGATCGACCACCTGCTCATCAATCGGTTCATGGAGATATGGGTTTGCGAATCCAAGAGCTTCAGCCAGGGCGTGGCCATGAACGAGATGGGTGAATTCACCGCGTTTTTTGGCGGGAATGCTCGCGGCATCGCGTCGCCCATCGAGCAGAACCGCCGTCACATCCTGGTGCTGCAATCTCTCCTCAAGGACGCCGTGATTACCGTGCCCAAACGCCTGGGTTTTACGCTCATGCCTAGATTCGAGAGCGCTGTCCTGATCAGCCAGGGCGCGCGCATCACGCGTCCGCGTACGCCCTTTGCTGGGCTGGAGACGGTCATGAAGAACGATCAGTTGCGCTCCACCATCGACCGCCGAGTCGACAAGGAGTCCGGCTGGGCATCCACGCTTTCCGTGTGCCGTGTGGTGGCACCCGAGACGCTGGAGCTATTTGCCCAGTCGATTGCGAAACTGCACCGGCCCATTGCATTCGACTGGGCCGCAAAATTCGGCCTGCCCAAAGTGCCTTTTCCGAAGAGCGCTGCTTCGGTGCCGCCGAGCAACCATGCGGCCTTGCCCGCCGTGTCTTCGCCGGCGCCTGCGCCTGCCGTGCGGGAACCCGTGGCAGCCTACCGCGTACCTCTGGAGCCAGTTTCTGCAAGCATTCCCGAGGCTGCAGCCCCTGTCTATCTGCAAGCGGTTGCCGAAGCCAAGAAAGTTTTCGTGCAACCCTTTGCCCAGGCCGAGAAAACTGAAAAAAGCGAGAAAGATGAGACGCTGCCGACCTTCCGTCTTGCGCGCAAATGGGGTGTGCGAACGGCCGACGCCATCGCCCGTCTGCACCGTGCCGGTTATCTGGAAGCGCTCGAATCCGGAGACTTTCGCCTGACTAGCAAGGCCACCGGCATTGGCGCTGTCCATGTGGAGCGCGGACCCCACGCGCCTTACTTTCGCTGGCCGTCCGATCTGGAAGCCTGA
- the cobT gene encoding nicotinate-nucleotide--dimethylbenzimidazole phosphoribosyltransferase — protein MSHAVDLLLPPVAPLADDALVARLQHLLDHKTKPLGALGRLESLALRIGRILGTESPVLQQPQMLVCAADHGLAARGVSAFPSDVTWQMVENFLAGGAAVSVLARQHGLALTVADCGVARAIAPRGSAPGQPRLLSHTRVAAGTADASVGPAMTEAQCAQAIANGCAIVRGLPGNAVLLGEMGIGNTSVASLLLSRLCGLPIGDCTGAGTGLDAEGVARKRAVLQQALAANAGATEPLQALAALGGLEVATLVGSVLQAASERRVIVVDGFITSAAVLVASRVAPAVLERCVFAHRSGERGHTLLLGELQAEPLLDMGLRLGEGSGAALAWPLLLSACAVLREMASFEEAGVAGKV, from the coding sequence ATGTCCCATGCCGTTGACCTGTTGCTGCCCCCGGTCGCTCCCCTGGCCGATGACGCCCTGGTAGCCCGCCTGCAGCACCTGCTGGACCACAAGACCAAGCCCCTGGGCGCTCTGGGCCGGCTGGAATCGCTGGCCTTGCGCATCGGCCGCATCCTGGGCACCGAGTCGCCCGTGCTGCAGCAGCCGCAGATGCTGGTGTGCGCGGCCGACCATGGCCTGGCGGCGCGGGGCGTGTCGGCCTTTCCCAGCGATGTCACCTGGCAAATGGTGGAAAACTTTCTGGCCGGCGGCGCAGCAGTCAGCGTGCTGGCGCGCCAGCACGGCTTGGCCCTGACCGTGGCCGACTGCGGCGTGGCGCGCGCCATCGCACCGCGGGGCAGCGCGCCGGGCCAGCCCCGCCTGCTCAGCCACACCCGCGTGGCAGCCGGCACGGCCGATGCGTCGGTAGGCCCGGCCATGACCGAGGCGCAGTGTGCACAGGCCATTGCCAACGGCTGCGCCATCGTGCGCGGCTTGCCGGGAAATGCGGTGCTGCTGGGCGAGATGGGCATCGGCAACACGTCGGTGGCCTCGCTGCTGCTGTCGCGCCTGTGCGGCCTGCCGATCGGCGATTGCACCGGCGCCGGCACCGGCCTGGACGCGGAGGGCGTGGCGCGCAAGCGCGCGGTGCTGCAGCAGGCGCTCGCGGCCAATGCCGGCGCCACCGAACCGCTGCAGGCACTGGCCGCACTGGGTGGGCTGGAGGTGGCCACCCTGGTGGGCTCGGTGCTGCAGGCGGCCAGCGAGCGCCGGGTGATCGTGGTGGACGGCTTCATCACCAGCGCCGCCGTGCTGGTGGCCAGCCGCGTGGCACCCGCCGTGCTGGAGCGCTGCGTGTTCGCACACCGCTCGGGCGAGCGCGGCCACACGCTGCTGCTGGGCGAACTGCAGGCCGAGCCGCTGCTGGACATGGGCCTTCGGCTGGGCGAAGGATCGGGCGCCGCGCTGGCATGGCCGCTGCTGCTGTCGGCCTGTGCCGTGCTGCGGGAGATGGCGAGCTTCGAAGAGGCGGGAGTGGCCGGCAAGGTGTGA
- a CDS encoding HipA family kinase yields the protein MRTITVSRYVTPLREGGSMPAVVEGDDLGLYVLKFRGAGQGVRALLAEMIAGGIARALGLPVPEIVLAQLDVALAQTEPDPEIQDLIRASGGLNVGLDYLSGAANFDPAVDAVSDDFASRLVWFDTLVGNVDRTARNTNLLVWHRNPWLIDHGAALTFHHAWNGTVAVPAKPFAPIADHVLLPRATALAQVDAELAARLTPAVLQGVLSEVPDEFLQLAGADHAEGPLTAPGTHRQAYADYFAARLAGRGAWLKGAIDARG from the coding sequence ATGCGCACCATCACCGTCAGCCGCTACGTCACGCCCCTGCGTGAGGGCGGCTCCATGCCCGCCGTCGTCGAGGGAGACGACCTGGGCCTGTATGTGCTCAAGTTCCGTGGCGCGGGGCAGGGCGTGCGGGCCCTGCTCGCCGAGATGATCGCCGGAGGCATCGCCCGCGCGCTGGGCCTGCCCGTTCCCGAGATCGTGCTCGCGCAACTGGACGTGGCCCTGGCGCAGACCGAGCCGGACCCCGAGATCCAGGACCTGATCCGTGCCAGCGGTGGCCTCAACGTGGGGCTGGACTACCTCTCGGGCGCCGCGAACTTCGATCCGGCGGTGGATGCGGTCTCGGACGACTTCGCCTCGCGGCTGGTGTGGTTCGACACGCTGGTGGGCAACGTGGACCGCACGGCGCGCAACACCAACCTGCTGGTGTGGCACCGCAACCCGTGGCTGATCGACCATGGCGCGGCGCTGACCTTCCACCATGCCTGGAACGGCACGGTGGCCGTGCCCGCCAAGCCCTTCGCCCCCATTGCCGACCACGTGCTGCTGCCCCGCGCCACCGCGCTGGCCCAGGTGGATGCGGAACTGGCCGCGCGCCTCACGCCCGCGGTGCTGCAGGGCGTGCTGTCCGAGGTGCCCGATGAATTTTTGCAACTGGCCGGTGCCGACCACGCCGAAGGCCCGTTGACGGCGCCCGGCACCCACCGGCAGGCCTACGCGGATTATTTCGCCGCGCGGCTGGCCGGTCGCGGCGCCTGGCTGAAAGGAGCGATCGATGCACGCGGCTGA
- a CDS encoding DUF3037 domain-containing protein: MHAADVYDYAIVRVVPRVEREEFINAGAILSCQRTGFLQATMALDEARLLALDPAADLDTVRRHLAAIVAICAGDTGCGPIAQMPYRSRFHWLTARRSGIIQTSPVHTGRCTDAGAALEHIMDRMVRPLRAMD, translated from the coding sequence ATGCACGCGGCTGATGTGTACGACTACGCCATCGTGCGCGTGGTGCCGCGTGTGGAGCGCGAAGAATTCATCAATGCCGGCGCCATCCTGTCGTGCCAGCGCACGGGTTTCCTGCAGGCCACCATGGCACTGGACGAGGCGCGGCTGCTGGCTCTGGACCCTGCGGCCGACCTGGACACGGTGCGCCGGCACCTGGCGGCCATCGTCGCCATCTGCGCGGGCGACACGGGCTGCGGGCCCATTGCGCAGATGCCTTACCGATCGCGCTTTCACTGGCTGACCGCGCGGCGCAGCGGGATCATCCAGACCTCGCCGGTGCACACCGGGCGCTGCACCGATGCGGGCGCGGCGCTGGAGCACATCATGGACCGCATGGTCCGGCCGTTGCGTGCGATGGATTGA
- a CDS encoding cobyric acid synthase gives MAARCVMVLGTTSGAGKSWLATALCRWYSNQGLKVAPFKAQNMSNNARVVAGPGGGHGEIGSAQYFQALAARAEPDVRMNPLLLKPEADTRSQVVLMGQVSEELSALPWRGRSARVWPQIAAALDALRAENDVVVIEGAGSPAEINLQASDVVNLRVARHAGASCLLVTDIDRGGAFAHLYGTWALVPEDERALIQGFVLNKFRGDAALLAPAPEMLQQMTGVPTVATIPMQWHHGLPEEDGVFDDAARASGVVHTTIAVVAYPRISNLDEFQPLKAVPGVRLLWARSPADVAGADWIVLPGSKATAADLAWLRAQGLDAAVAAHAARGGRVLGICGGLQMLGEALIDTHGVDGNAAGLGLLPLVTAFEPVKTVRHTRTAFGTAQGAWQALAGTAVQGYEIHHGQTAQHPAMAAAGDVAHELIPGLAWQNARGNVLGVYLHGLFEDAGILRALFGADAPTLDAVFDRLAGGIDEWFSQEWLQAHRGRA, from the coding sequence ATGGCGGCGCGCTGCGTCATGGTGCTGGGCACGACCAGTGGCGCCGGCAAGAGCTGGCTGGCCACGGCCCTGTGCCGCTGGTACAGCAACCAGGGCCTGAAGGTGGCGCCGTTCAAGGCGCAGAACATGAGCAACAACGCGCGCGTGGTCGCCGGGCCGGGCGGCGGCCACGGCGAGATCGGCAGCGCGCAGTATTTCCAGGCCCTGGCGGCGCGTGCCGAGCCCGATGTGCGCATGAACCCGCTGCTGCTCAAGCCCGAGGCCGACACCCGCAGCCAGGTGGTGCTGATGGGGCAGGTGAGCGAGGAGCTGTCTGCATTGCCCTGGCGCGGCCGCAGTGCGCGCGTGTGGCCGCAGATCGCCGCCGCGCTCGATGCGCTGCGCGCCGAGAACGACGTGGTGGTGATCGAAGGTGCGGGCTCGCCGGCCGAGATCAACCTGCAAGCGAGCGACGTGGTCAACCTGCGCGTGGCGCGGCATGCGGGCGCGAGCTGCCTGCTCGTCACCGACATCGACCGGGGCGGCGCCTTCGCCCACCTCTACGGCACTTGGGCCCTGGTGCCGGAGGACGAAAGGGCGCTGATCCAGGGTTTCGTGCTCAACAAGTTCCGGGGCGATGCGGCGTTGCTGGCGCCTGCGCCCGAGATGCTGCAGCAGATGACCGGCGTACCCACCGTGGCCACCATCCCCATGCAGTGGCACCATGGCCTGCCCGAGGAAGACGGGGTGTTCGACGATGCCGCGCGCGCCAGCGGCGTGGTGCACACGACCATCGCCGTGGTGGCCTACCCGCGCATCAGCAACCTTGACGAATTCCAGCCCCTCAAAGCCGTGCCCGGCGTGCGGCTGCTGTGGGCCCGCAGCCCGGCCGACGTGGCGGGGGCCGACTGGATCGTGCTGCCCGGCTCCAAGGCCACCGCGGCCGACCTGGCCTGGCTGCGCGCGCAGGGGCTGGACGCCGCCGTGGCCGCGCATGCAGCGCGGGGTGGGCGGGTGCTGGGCATCTGCGGCGGCCTGCAGATGCTGGGCGAGGCCCTCATCGACACGCACGGCGTGGACGGCAACGCGGCGGGCCTGGGCCTGCTGCCGCTGGTGACGGCCTTCGAGCCCGTCAAGACCGTGCGCCACACCCGCACCGCGTTCGGCACCGCGCAGGGGGCCTGGCAGGCGCTGGCCGGCACGGCCGTTCAAGGCTATGAGATCCACCACGGCCAGACCGCTCAGCACCCGGCGATGGCGGCGGCAGGCGATGTGGCGCACGAACTGATTCCCGGCCTGGCCTGGCAGAACGCGCGCGGCAACGTGCTTGGCGTGTATCTGCACGGCCTGTTCGAGGACGCGGGCATCCTGCGCGCGCTCTTCGGGGCCGATGCGCCCACGCTCGATGCGGTGTTCGACCGGCTGGCCGGCGGCATCGACGAATGGTTCAGCCAGGAGTGGCTGCAGGCGCACCGTGGGCGCGCATGA
- a CDS encoding LysR family transcriptional regulator — translation MELRHIRYFLAVAEEGNFTRAAARLGIAQPPLSLQIKDLEAEVGVPLFHRVPHGAQLTDAGRAFLEGVGGLPARTADAVRAAQRAARGEAGVLHLGFTGSSALNPVVIQAIRSYRRSFAQVELKIDEGNSLTLVERLRDGRLDIAILRPDGLDAAGLHFHRYPDEPLIVALPASHAASRKGPRIDLLKLRGESFILTPRPLGPSLFDAAVAACRAAGFEPQLGPAAPQIVSILALVAAELGVALVPASMRHLAFKGVAYRSLTSQSALVSLAIAHREGDRSPFVQNFVALAQPAAR, via the coding sequence ATGGAATTGCGACATATCCGCTATTTCCTGGCCGTGGCAGAAGAAGGCAATTTCACCCGCGCAGCGGCGCGCCTGGGCATCGCGCAGCCGCCGCTCAGCCTGCAGATCAAGGACCTGGAAGCCGAGGTGGGCGTGCCGCTGTTCCACCGCGTGCCGCACGGCGCGCAGTTGACCGATGCGGGGCGCGCATTCCTGGAAGGCGTGGGCGGCCTGCCGGCCCGCACTGCCGATGCCGTGCGTGCGGCGCAGCGGGCCGCGCGCGGCGAGGCGGGTGTGCTGCACCTGGGGTTCACCGGCTCGTCCGCGCTCAATCCGGTGGTGATCCAGGCCATTCGCTCGTACCGGCGCAGCTTCGCGCAGGTCGAACTCAAGATCGACGAAGGAAACTCCCTCACCCTGGTGGAGCGGCTGCGCGACGGGCGGCTGGACATCGCCATCCTTCGGCCAGATGGGCTGGACGCGGCAGGCCTGCACTTTCATCGCTATCCGGACGAGCCGCTGATCGTGGCACTGCCGGCCAGCCACGCCGCATCGCGCAAGGGCCCGCGCATCGACCTGCTCAAGCTGCGGGGCGAGTCCTTCATCCTCACGCCCCGACCGCTCGGTCCCAGCCTGTTCGATGCCGCGGTGGCGGCCTGCCGCGCGGCAGGATTCGAGCCGCAACTGGGGCCCGCCGCGCCGCAGATCGTGTCGATCCTCGCGCTGGTCGCGGCCGAACTGGGCGTGGCGCTGGTCCCCGCGTCGATGCGGCACCTGGCCTTCAAGGGCGTGGCCTACCGGTCGCTGACCAGCCAGTCGGCCCTGGTGAGCCTTGCCATCGCCCACCGCGAGGGCGACCGCTCGCCGTTCGTACAGAACTTCGTGGCGCTGGCGCAGCCGGCGGCACGGTAG
- a CDS encoding DUF3224 domain-containing protein: MISDSITGPFDVKTAPHPLSDTASASGLLRMSLDKRFHGSLDATSTGEMLAFRSATTGSASYVAMETVHGSLAGRHGSFVLQHSSTMARGVPEQRIAVVPDSGTDALTGLGGRMTIDVAADGAHAYRFDFTLPDSAG, encoded by the coding sequence ATGATTTCTGATTCCATCACCGGCCCCTTCGACGTCAAAACCGCGCCCCACCCACTGAGCGACACAGCGAGCGCCAGCGGCCTTCTCCGCATGTCCCTCGACAAGCGCTTCCACGGAAGCCTGGACGCCACGAGCACGGGCGAGATGCTGGCCTTTCGCAGCGCCACCACGGGATCGGCCAGCTACGTCGCGATGGAAACCGTGCATGGCAGCCTGGCAGGACGCCACGGCAGCTTCGTGCTGCAGCACAGCTCGACCATGGCGCGCGGCGTGCCAGAGCAGCGCATCGCAGTGGTGCCTGATTCGGGCACCGACGCGCTCACCGGCCTGGGAGGTCGCATGACCATCGACGTCGCCGCCGACGGGGCGCACGCCTACCGGTTCGACTTCACATTACCGGACAGCGCCGGCTGA
- a CDS encoding MFS transporter, with protein sequence MSEAPRDALIEGKAPTDAPSAGWISRGSADYRRAEAALFLAGFASFSLIYCVQPLLPAFALTFGISPAQSALPLSLTTGLLAVAIVLAGAFSQALGRRGLMFASMALASLLNIAAAIVPSWHGLLVARALEGLVLGGVLAVAMAYLAEEIDPRHLAHTMGLYVAGTAFGGMMGRVGMGVLTEWVSWRAALGCLGALCLLSAIGFLVLLPRSRHFTPQPGLQIRYNLRAWAGHLRHRGLLRLFAIGFLLTSIFVTLFNYATFRLSGAPYGLSQTQISLMFLVFGFGIVSSSVAGRLADRLGRRGLLAAGFAFMLGGTLLTLSPSLWAVFAGIALVTTGFFIGHSIASSSIGPLAGLTKGHAASLYLWFYYMGSSVVGSVGGWFWQHGGWVAIVVLTGALAALGMGVSAAGQRSSAATA encoded by the coding sequence CTGTCAGAGGCGCCGAGGGATGCGCTCATAGAAGGAAAAGCGCCCACAGACGCGCCGTCCGCGGGTTGGATCTCACGCGGCTCCGCGGATTACCGCCGGGCCGAGGCGGCGTTGTTCCTGGCGGGGTTCGCGAGCTTTTCGCTCATCTACTGCGTGCAGCCGCTGCTGCCGGCCTTTGCCCTTACGTTCGGCATCAGCCCGGCGCAAAGTGCCTTGCCGCTGTCGCTGACCACCGGCCTGCTGGCCGTGGCGATCGTGCTGGCGGGGGCGTTTTCGCAGGCGCTGGGGCGGCGCGGGTTGATGTTCGCCTCGATGGCGCTGGCCTCGCTGCTGAACATCGCCGCGGCCATCGTGCCCAGCTGGCACGGCCTGCTGGTGGCCCGCGCGCTGGAAGGGTTGGTGCTGGGCGGCGTGCTGGCCGTGGCCATGGCCTACCTGGCCGAGGAGATCGACCCGCGCCATCTGGCGCACACCATGGGCCTGTATGTGGCGGGCACCGCGTTCGGCGGAATGATGGGGCGCGTGGGCATGGGCGTGCTCACCGAATGGGTGAGCTGGCGCGCCGCGCTGGGCTGCCTGGGCGCGCTGTGCCTGCTGTCGGCCATCGGCTTTCTCGTGCTGCTGCCGCGGTCGCGCCATTTCACGCCCCAGCCCGGGCTGCAGATCCGCTACAACCTTCGGGCCTGGGCCGGCCACCTGCGCCACCGCGGGCTGCTGCGGCTGTTCGCCATCGGGTTTCTGCTGACGAGCATCTTCGTGACGCTGTTCAACTACGCCACGTTCCGCCTGTCCGGCGCACCCTACGGCCTCAGCCAGACGCAGATCAGCCTGATGTTCCTGGTGTTCGGCTTCGGCATCGTGTCCTCGTCCGTGGCGGGCCGGTTGGCGGACCGTCTGGGGCGGCGCGGGCTGCTCGCCGCGGGCTTCGCGTTCATGCTGGGTGGCACGCTGCTTACCCTGTCGCCGTCGCTGTGGGCTGTGTTCGCAGGCATTGCGCTGGTGACCACCGGGTTCTTCATCGGCCACTCGATCGCCAGCTCGTCCATCGGCCCGCTGGCGGGGCTGACCAAAGGGCATGCGGCTTCGCTCTACCTATGGTTTTATTACATGGGTTCGAGCGTGGTCGGATCGGTGGGCGGGTGGTTCTGGCAGCACGGCGGTTGGGTGGCCATCGTGGTGCTGACAGGCGCGTTGGCGGCGCTGGGGATGGGGGTATCCGCTGCGGGGCAGCGGAGTTCTGCAGCCACGGCATGA